A region of Reichenbachiella carrageenanivorans DNA encodes the following proteins:
- a CDS encoding 2-isopropylmalate synthase: protein MDNRIHIFDTTLRDGEQVPGCRLDTKGKLLIAEQLELLGVDVIEAGFPISSPGDFESVTEISKLVKDTTVCGLTRAVQKDIECAAEALKFAKRPRIHTGIGTSDQHVFTKIKTTREDIIARSKQAVKWAKKYVEDVEFYAEDAGRTDNVFLAQVIEAVIAEGATVVNIPDTTGYCLPEEYGAKIKYLMENVKGIEKAIISTHCHNDLGLATANSIAGIQNGARQIECTINGIGERAGNTSLEEVVMIMRKHNWMKSDTNIDATRLNAMSRLVSETMRMPVQPNKAIVGSNAFAHSSGIHQDGVIKNRDNYEIIDPAEVGVDESSIVLTARSGRAALNYRVEKLNVKLTKEELENVYHAFLKVADQHDVVDDQLLKGMLSDYLMTNVEL from the coding sequence ATGGACAATCGCATACACATTTTCGATACTACACTGCGTGATGGGGAACAAGTGCCGGGTTGCAGACTAGATACCAAAGGCAAACTCTTGATTGCCGAGCAATTAGAACTCCTAGGGGTTGATGTTATAGAAGCAGGATTTCCAATTTCCAGCCCAGGTGATTTCGAATCTGTTACCGAGATTTCAAAATTAGTCAAAGATACCACCGTTTGTGGTTTGACTCGCGCAGTTCAAAAAGATATAGAATGTGCTGCTGAAGCATTGAAATTTGCAAAAAGACCTAGAATACATACGGGTATTGGTACTTCAGATCAGCACGTATTTACTAAGATAAAAACCACAAGAGAAGACATTATTGCGAGAAGCAAGCAAGCAGTGAAGTGGGCTAAAAAATACGTAGAAGATGTAGAATTCTACGCAGAAGATGCTGGCCGTACAGACAATGTTTTCTTGGCTCAAGTCATAGAGGCTGTGATTGCAGAAGGAGCTACCGTGGTCAATATTCCAGACACTACAGGCTATTGTTTGCCAGAAGAATATGGCGCTAAAATCAAATACCTCATGGAAAACGTGAAGGGCATTGAGAAGGCCATCATATCGACACACTGTCATAATGATCTTGGTTTGGCTACAGCCAATTCAATTGCAGGTATCCAAAACGGCGCTCGTCAGATCGAATGTACGATCAATGGTATCGGTGAGAGAGCAGGCAACACCTCTTTAGAAGAGGTGGTCATGATCATGCGCAAGCACAATTGGATGAAATCAGATACCAATATCGATGCAACCCGACTCAACGCGATGTCTAGACTCGTGTCAGAAACCATGAGAATGCCTGTGCAGCCAAACAAGGCAATTGTAGGTAGCAATGCATTTGCACACTCTTCAGGTATTCACCAAGATGGGGTAATCAAAAACAGAGACAATTATGAAATTATCGATCCCGCAGAAGTAGGAGTAGATGAGTCGTCGATTGTATTGACAGCCAGAAGTGGTAGAGCAGCATTGAATTATCGAGTTGAAAAACTCAATGTGAAACTCACAAAAGAAGAATTGGAAAACGTCTACCACGCATTTTTGAAAGTGGCAGATCAACATGATGTAGTCGATGATCAATTGCTCAAGGGCATGCTTAGCGACTATTTGATGACGAATGTAGAATTGTAA
- a CDS encoding T9SS type A sorting domain-containing protein yields the protein MKVLSLLVIATLTLSSVATAKIHGADAKETAEVKANIVNINGNMIFVQLENPADSKVKIVITDEAGITLYSETVKKDVKTVKRYDVSNLPAGTYSYEVYNDAYSIKKKIEKK from the coding sequence ATGAAAGTTTTATCATTATTAGTAATCGCCACCCTGACCTTGTCATCAGTAGCTACTGCCAAAATCCACGGAGCAGACGCTAAAGAAACTGCAGAAGTAAAGGCAAACATTGTAAACATAAATGGTAATATGATTTTCGTGCAGCTAGAGAATCCAGCAGATAGCAAAGTGAAAATTGTAATCACTGATGAAGCAGGTATTACGCTTTATAGCGAAACAGTAAAAAAGGATGTAAAAACGGTAAAAAGATACGATGTATCTAATCTGCCTGCAGGTACTTATTCATACGAAGTATACAATGATGCTTATAGCATCAAGAAAAAAATAGAAAAGAAATAA
- a CDS encoding T9SS type A sorting domain-containing protein, with amino-acid sequence MKALSLIVIATLTLSSVATAKIHGAGTKETEEIKANIVNRNDNMVFVQLENPVDSKVRIVITDEAGVTLYSETVKKDVKTVKRYDVSNLPAGVYSYKVYNGAYSIKKEIEKK; translated from the coding sequence ATGAAAGCTTTATCGTTAATCGTGATCGCCACCCTGACTTTATCATCAGTAGCTACTGCCAAAATTCACGGAGCAGGTACTAAGGAAACTGAGGAAATAAAGGCAAACATCGTAAACAGAAATGATAACATGGTTTTCGTGCAGCTAGAGAATCCTGTAGATAGTAAAGTAAGAATTGTAATCACCGATGAGGCAGGCGTTACGCTTTACAGCGAAACAGTAAAAAAGGATGTGAAAACGGTAAAAAGATACGATGTGTCTAACCTTCCTGCGGGAGTTTATTCTTACAAGGTGTATAATGGTGCATATAGCATCAAGAAAGAAATAGAAAAGAAATAA
- the ispE gene encoding 4-(cytidine 5'-diphospho)-2-C-methyl-D-erythritol kinase codes for MIAFPNAKINIGLNITSKRADGYHNLSSCFLPVDWKDALEIVPADQFEFTSSGLDIPGDSSGNLCVKAYQLLKEKHDIPPVKMHLHKVIPMGAGLGGGSADGAFALKLLNDQFELGLTNTQLEAYAKTLGADCPFFIDNKPKLVTGIGEVMEDVSIDLSDYSIVVVFLGIHVSTKTAFAGITPQEPAYDLKTILQQSPKSWQGTVINDFEETVFAAHPEIQKIKIQLLDLGADYASMTGTGSAVFGVFEIGVNLEDKMGVFDRFKVWIS; via the coding sequence ATGATTGCCTTCCCCAACGCCAAGATCAACATCGGCCTCAACATTACCTCCAAACGAGCAGATGGCTATCACAATCTCTCTTCTTGCTTTTTACCCGTCGATTGGAAGGACGCACTAGAAATTGTACCTGCGGATCAGTTTGAGTTTACTTCATCTGGATTAGATATTCCAGGCGACAGCAGCGGCAATCTTTGTGTGAAGGCCTATCAGCTCCTAAAAGAAAAGCACGACATTCCACCTGTGAAGATGCACTTGCACAAGGTCATTCCTATGGGCGCAGGGTTAGGAGGCGGATCTGCGGATGGGGCTTTTGCTTTGAAGTTGTTGAACGATCAGTTTGAATTAGGTTTGACAAACACTCAACTCGAAGCTTACGCCAAAACACTAGGTGCGGATTGTCCTTTCTTTATTGACAACAAACCCAAGCTAGTCACAGGCATAGGAGAGGTGATGGAGGATGTCAGCATTGATTTGTCCGATTATTCAATCGTGGTGGTATTTCTGGGTATCCATGTGAGCACAAAGACTGCCTTTGCAGGCATCACACCCCAAGAGCCAGCATACGATCTTAAAACCATCCTCCAGCAATCCCCCAAATCTTGGCAAGGCACTGTGATCAACGACTTCGAAGAAACCGTCTTCGCCGCCCACCCAGAAATTCAAAAAATAAAAATACAACTTCTGGACTTAGGTGCAGACTACGCCTCCATGACAGGAACGGGGTCGGCAGTATTTGGGGTGTTTGAGATAGGAGTGAATTTGGAGGATAAAATGGGGGTATTCGATCGGTTCAAAGTTTGGATTAGCTGA
- a CDS encoding enoyl-ACP reductase FabI — MSNNLLKGKRGIIFGALDENSIAWKVALKAHEQGASFTLTNAPIALRMGAINQLAEQCGSEVIPADATSVEDLENLFTKSQEVLGGKLDFVLHSIGMSPNVRKNKEYGDLNYDWMLKTMDISAISFHKVMAVAEKQDAMNEWGSILALTYIAAQRTFPDYSDMAQAKAMLESIARSYGERFARLKKVRVNTISQSPTMTTAGSGVGGFNVFMDYAEKMSPLGNASAAACADYCISMFSDLTKMVTMQNLMHDGGFSSSGITQDIIDQMTK, encoded by the coding sequence ATGTCTAATAATCTATTAAAAGGAAAAAGAGGGATCATTTTTGGTGCTTTGGACGAAAATTCAATTGCATGGAAAGTGGCTTTGAAAGCTCACGAGCAAGGTGCTTCATTTACATTGACCAATGCACCAATCGCTTTGCGTATGGGAGCGATCAACCAATTGGCAGAGCAGTGTGGATCTGAAGTGATTCCAGCAGATGCTACCTCTGTAGAGGACTTGGAAAATTTATTCACTAAGTCTCAGGAAGTTTTAGGTGGAAAATTGGATTTCGTACTGCATTCGATTGGCATGAGCCCGAATGTGAGGAAAAATAAAGAATACGGCGATTTGAACTACGACTGGATGCTCAAGACCATGGACATCTCTGCGATTTCATTTCACAAAGTGATGGCAGTAGCTGAGAAGCAAGACGCCATGAACGAGTGGGGTTCTATCTTGGCTTTGACTTACATCGCGGCGCAAAGAACCTTCCCAGATTATTCAGACATGGCGCAGGCCAAAGCAATGCTGGAGTCTATCGCTCGTAGTTATGGCGAAAGATTCGCACGTTTGAAGAAAGTAAGAGTAAATACGATCTCCCAGTCTCCGACCATGACTACGGCTGGTTCTGGAGTAGGCGGATTTAATGTATTCATGGACTATGCTGAGAAGATGTCGCCATTAGGCAATGCATCTGCTGCAGCATGTGCAGACTACTGTATCTCAATGTTCTCAGATTTGACCAAGATGGTGACAATGCAAAACTTGATGCACGACGGCGGATTCTCTTCGTCTGGTATCACGCAAGACATCATCGATCAGATGACTAAGTAA
- a CDS encoding DNA repair protein RecN, whose protein sequence is MISSLSISNYALIKKLQLEPDAGLNIVTGETGAGKSIMLGAVGLLLGHRADTKALLDKEVKCVVEGEFDIAKLGLHSLFESEDLDYEDSTIIRREINPKGKSRAFINDVPVTLEIMKTIGLRLIDIHSQNESIQLGNKSVKVKLLDDYAQTTKELTKFQSDYQAYSKLAKKLSDLLEEEKSSKTDEEFKKFLLDELVQANLQEGEQTKLEDELQILEHAEEIKLKLAQISTEFSESEVSVNDRLKEAAAILRNMASFSKDLETLSTRFESATEEIVDIIHDVAGIQASVEHNPARMEEVSQRLDLIYKLQQKHKIGDVERLLKIQTQLETETLGAINLEEEIKQLKVAQEQLEQEMVRSAEILSEKRRGQIDVFSASLNELLAEVGMPDGHVEFVYKRVEPWKLGVDEIEILFSANKGIKPEPVGNVASGGEFSRLMFCIKYLLASKTAMPTVIFDEIDTGVSGEIALKMANMMRRMSDNHQIISISHLPQIAARGQAHYFVYKNNEAEKAESMIRKLEPADRLEEIAKMIGGENPSDTARNSARELIEME, encoded by the coding sequence ATGATTTCCAGTTTGTCCATTAGTAATTATGCCTTGATCAAGAAGTTGCAATTGGAGCCAGATGCTGGTCTCAATATCGTGACGGGAGAGACAGGTGCTGGAAAATCGATCATGCTAGGTGCTGTTGGTTTGTTGCTGGGGCATCGGGCCGATACCAAAGCACTCTTAGATAAGGAAGTGAAATGTGTGGTAGAGGGGGAGTTTGATATTGCCAAATTAGGCTTGCACTCCTTATTCGAATCGGAGGACTTGGACTACGAAGATTCTACGATTATCCGTAGAGAAATCAACCCCAAGGGCAAATCTCGGGCGTTCATCAATGACGTGCCAGTGACCTTAGAGATCATGAAAACCATTGGGCTGCGACTGATCGATATTCATTCGCAAAACGAAAGTATCCAGCTAGGCAACAAGTCTGTGAAGGTGAAATTGTTGGATGATTATGCGCAGACCACTAAGGAATTGACCAAATTCCAATCGGACTATCAGGCATACAGTAAGCTTGCCAAGAAACTTTCAGACCTGCTCGAAGAAGAAAAATCGTCTAAGACTGACGAGGAATTTAAGAAATTTTTGCTTGACGAATTGGTGCAAGCCAATCTGCAAGAAGGCGAACAGACCAAGCTAGAAGATGAACTTCAAATCTTGGAACATGCCGAGGAAATCAAATTGAAACTGGCTCAGATTTCAACAGAATTTAGCGAAAGCGAAGTCTCTGTCAATGATCGATTGAAGGAAGCTGCTGCCATTCTGCGAAATATGGCCAGTTTTTCCAAGGACTTGGAAACGCTGAGTACGAGATTCGAATCCGCTACGGAGGAGATTGTTGATATTATTCACGATGTAGCAGGCATTCAGGCCAGTGTAGAACACAATCCCGCGCGGATGGAAGAGGTGAGCCAGCGGCTAGATTTGATCTATAAGCTGCAGCAAAAGCACAAGATAGGTGACGTAGAAAGGTTGCTCAAAATCCAGACACAGCTGGAAACTGAAACTTTAGGTGCGATAAACCTAGAGGAAGAGATCAAACAATTGAAAGTAGCTCAGGAGCAGCTAGAGCAAGAAATGGTTCGATCTGCTGAAATTCTTTCCGAGAAACGCAGAGGGCAAATTGATGTGTTTTCTGCATCGCTCAATGAGTTATTGGCTGAAGTAGGAATGCCCGATGGTCATGTGGAGTTTGTATACAAGCGAGTGGAGCCTTGGAAGTTAGGTGTAGATGAAATTGAAATACTATTCAGTGCCAATAAAGGCATCAAGCCGGAGCCTGTGGGTAATGTGGCTTCAGGTGGTGAATTTTCGAGACTCATGTTTTGTATCAAGTATTTACTAGCCAGTAAAACAGCCATGCCAACAGTGATTTTTGATGAAATCGATACGGGCGTGTCTGGGGAAATTGCCCTTAAAATGGCGAATATGATGCGAAGGATGTCGGATAATCACCAAATCATCTCGATCAGTCATTTGCCACAGATAGCGGCACGTGGTCAAGCGCATTACTTTGTTTATAAAAACAATGAAGCAGAAAAGGCCGAGAGTATGATTCGTAAACTAGAGCCAGCGGATCGTCTGGAAGAAATAGCCAAAATGATTGGAGGGGAGAATCCTTCGGATACCGCTCGCAATAGCGCAAGAGAACTAATTGAAATGGAGTGA
- the porD gene encoding type IX secretion system protein PorD, whose protein sequence is MKNSSLSIFILFLLGVSGYANAQELNCQVAVEAIQIESTERRVFDEMEVEFAKFLNDRKWADERFENNERINCGINITLESQPSLGNFQATVQVVSARPVFNSTYDAVMINYADRDFDFEYTESQPLDFQPTTFMSNITSILGFYAYMIIANDYDSFEKLGGQRYYEAAWQVVSNAQQSGYSGWDQFNSVRNRYWWAENSIDQVMEPMREAMYEYHIKGLDMMADNPEEGRTNILAALKKVQEVNRSKPRAIMVISFLDAKMDELVGIFSEGNMAERREVYNILKALEPAKTEQFGKILEN, encoded by the coding sequence ATGAAAAACTCCAGTCTTAGCATTTTTATCCTATTCCTATTGGGAGTCAGTGGCTATGCAAATGCCCAAGAGCTCAATTGTCAGGTAGCTGTAGAGGCCATTCAGATTGAATCTACCGAACGACGCGTTTTTGATGAGATGGAGGTTGAGTTTGCCAAATTCCTCAATGATAGAAAGTGGGCAGATGAGCGCTTCGAAAACAATGAGCGTATCAACTGCGGAATCAATATCACGTTGGAATCACAGCCTTCTTTGGGAAACTTTCAGGCTACGGTACAAGTAGTTTCGGCACGCCCTGTTTTCAATTCTACCTATGATGCCGTGATGATTAATTACGCTGATCGTGATTTTGATTTTGAATATACGGAGTCGCAACCATTGGATTTTCAGCCTACTACATTTATGTCTAACATCACATCCATTTTAGGTTTCTATGCTTATATGATTATCGCAAATGATTACGATTCATTTGAAAAGCTGGGAGGACAGCGGTACTACGAAGCGGCCTGGCAAGTGGTGAGCAATGCTCAGCAGTCTGGCTACAGCGGATGGGATCAGTTCAACAGTGTGAGAAATCGCTATTGGTGGGCAGAAAATAGCATCGACCAGGTGATGGAGCCTATGAGAGAGGCTATGTATGAGTACCACATCAAGGGTTTGGATATGATGGCAGACAATCCGGAAGAAGGAAGAACCAACATACTAGCTGCCTTGAAAAAAGTACAGGAGGTCAATCGGTCAAAACCACGAGCGATTATGGTTATTTCTTTCTTAGACGCCAAAATGGATGAACTAGTTGGTATTTTTTCTGAGGGAAATATGGCAGAGCGCAGAGAAGTATATAACATACTAAAGGCCTTGGAACCAGCCAAAACGGAGCAGTTTGGTAAGATTCTAGAAAACTAA
- the coaBC gene encoding bifunctional phosphopantothenoylcysteine decarboxylase/phosphopantothenate--cysteine ligase CoaBC — MLTGKKILLGVCGSIAAYKSALLIRLLVKAGCEVRVVMTHSAKSFITPLTLATLSKHPAVSSFEKDDQGQWENHVELGLWADLFLVAPASANTIAKMAHGMCDNLLSAVYLSVKCPVMIAPAMDLDMYKHPATQQNLQTLQAYGHQVLDTEHGELASGLVGEGRMAEPEHLLQTVEGHFNKKKRFEGKQVLITAGPTYEKIDPVRFIGNHSSGKMGLALAHVFASEGAQVQLIAGPGNYLVTSEAITVTRVSSADDMFDAVSSRFDQADVSVFAAAVADYRPAAPAEEKIKKSGESMTIELVKNKDIAAEMGKRKVKNQINVGFALETEREEEYAQEKMAKKNFDMIVLNSLNDNGAGFSVDTNKITIFSVDQKPKLFPLKTKQVVAEDIVNCIYEKLQS; from the coding sequence AGTATTGCCGCATACAAATCCGCTCTACTGATCAGATTACTGGTCAAGGCTGGCTGTGAAGTGCGGGTAGTAATGACCCACTCAGCCAAAAGCTTCATTACGCCACTCACTCTTGCTACACTATCCAAGCACCCTGCGGTATCCAGTTTTGAAAAGGATGACCAAGGGCAATGGGAAAACCATGTCGAATTGGGTCTTTGGGCCGATTTGTTTTTGGTAGCCCCAGCCAGTGCCAATACCATTGCCAAGATGGCTCATGGGATGTGTGATAATCTATTGTCTGCGGTTTATTTGTCTGTCAAATGTCCCGTCATGATTGCTCCAGCGATGGATTTGGATATGTACAAACATCCCGCTACTCAGCAAAATTTACAGACTTTACAAGCTTACGGACATCAAGTGCTCGATACCGAACATGGCGAGCTAGCCAGTGGCCTCGTAGGAGAAGGACGAATGGCAGAGCCTGAACATTTGCTCCAGACTGTAGAAGGTCATTTCAATAAAAAAAAAAGATTTGAAGGCAAGCAAGTGTTAATTACTGCTGGACCAACTTACGAAAAAATAGATCCCGTTAGGTTTATTGGCAATCATTCCTCTGGAAAAATGGGGTTGGCTTTGGCACACGTATTCGCCAGCGAAGGAGCTCAGGTACAGCTTATTGCAGGACCAGGTAACTACTTAGTAACCTCAGAAGCCATTACAGTGACACGCGTATCCTCTGCTGATGATATGTTTGACGCAGTCTCTAGTCGATTTGATCAAGCAGATGTTTCTGTGTTTGCAGCAGCAGTGGCAGATTATAGACCTGCGGCGCCAGCCGAAGAAAAGATCAAAAAGTCTGGTGAGTCTATGACGATCGAGTTGGTGAAAAACAAAGACATTGCCGCAGAAATGGGTAAGCGCAAGGTTAAGAACCAGATCAATGTAGGCTTTGCCTTGGAGACCGAAAGAGAAGAAGAATATGCGCAGGAAAAAATGGCCAAAAAGAATTTTGACATGATCGTACTCAATTCTCTAAATGATAATGGCGCAGGGTTTTCTGTGGATACTAATAAAATTACTATCTTCAGCGTTGATCAAAAACCGAAGCTTTTTCCACTGAAGACGAAGCAGGTGGTTGCGGAAGATATTGTTAATTGCATATATGAAAAACTCCAGTCTTAG